The genome window GAAGACCATCTGAATCTTACGGGGTACCAGGTTTTGGACAACCAGGTCAAGGTGGACAACAGAATGGAGGCGGATCAGGCGGCAGACGACCCTCTGATACATACGGAGCCCCTGGTGGAGGCCAATCAGGTCAACCTTCTGCTTCCTACCTGCCTCCTGGACAACAAGGAGGTGGTGGAGGTTCAGGATCGCAAGGCGGTGGTCAGGGTGGTTTTGGCGGAGGATCAGGTGGAGGATTAGGTGGAAGTGGGGACAGTGGTTATGACTACAGTGAAGGAGGCGGACGTGGCGGCGCAGGCGGCTTCGGAGCAGGTGGACGTGGAGGTGCTGGTGGATTCGGAGGCGGTGGACGCGGTGGCGGCCAAAGCggatttggtggtggcaatgaCGATGGTTCCAATGTAAGATATTACTTTTTCGTTTTGGCTTCTTACTTTCTAACGCTTAgagaaattttaatatatccGTGATTTAACCATAGCATGTAAAAGTTAACCCCGCTTCAGTTATTCAGACATCATATGATTCATTTCTTTTCATATATTTTCCGCTTAACTGAAGCAATATTGATTTGATTGCCTAGAAAAAGTAACGGATATAAATTGTGGCTTGACTTGCTTGTTTCCTTCCTGCtctgatgatgatgttgttgatgatgatgatgaatttttgTAGGAGCCAGCGATGTATGAATTTAGTTATGAAGTAGAAGATGCCCCAAGTGGTTTGTCATTCGGGCATTCAGAGAAGCGTGACGGAGACCTTGCAACTGGTCAGTACAATGTTTTGTTGCCAGATGGAAGGAAGCAAGTAAGAAGGCCAACCAGCTGCAGACGACCCTCGTATGAGCttatttatactttatttacAGATTGTCGAATATGAAGCTGATACCGGCGGTTATAGGCCACAAATTCGTTATGAAGGTGATGGGTCCGCTGGAGGTGCAGGAGGTGCCGGAGGTGCAGGAGGATTTGGAGGTGGATTTGGAGGTGGCGCAGCtgggggcgctggtggtgatgGTTTCGGTGCTGGCGGCGCAGGAGATGAAGGTTATAATTATCCAGGTGGACAAAGCGGTGCAGGTGGAGCTGGAGGGGCAGGCGGTGCTGGAGGACCTGGCGGAGCTGGAGGATCTGGGGGAGCAGGAGGATTTGGTTCAGGAGGTGGAGATGAAGGCTACAATTATGATCAACCTGGCAGTGGACGAAACGGCCAAGGTGGACAAGGTGGACGTAATGGTCAGCAATCAGGTGACGGCGGTTACTCAGGTGGAAGACCAGGAAACGGTTTCGGCTCGAGTGGAGGCAACGGTCAAAATTTAGGGTCTAATGGTTACTCTAGTGGACGTCCCGGAAATGGAGGAAGTGGAGGTCGTGGTGGAAACGGTGGCAGCCATGGCGGATCTGGCCAAGACTTAGGAGGAAGTGGATACTCAAGCGGAAGGCCAGGAGGTAACAACGGATTTGGTGGAGGAAGTAATGGCTTTGGACAGGACCTAGGAAGCAATGGCTATTCAAGCGGTCGCCCTGGAGGCAATGGCAATGGTAATGGAAACGGAGGAGGCAGCGGTCGTAATGGTGGCAGAAATGGTAATGGCGGCGGCAATG of Hermetia illucens chromosome 4, iHerIll2.2.curated.20191125, whole genome shotgun sequence contains these proteins:
- the LOC119656034 gene encoding glycine-rich cell wall structural protein-like isoform X2, with amino-acid sequence MLKFVCLVLIVSTGVVRPEPPVSSYLPPGQQSPSSSYGPPGAGGRNGNGFGQRPSSSYGPPGVGGPGSSSDNYSGSGQSGSPPSSSYGPPASGQQNGFGSGGGGAGGRPSSSYGPPQNGNGRNGNGNGGGRPQQPSSSYGPPGAGSQNGKGSTGGGRPSDSYGAPGQGENGRPSGGGSAGRPSESYGVPGFGQPGQGGQQNGGGSGGRRPSDTYGAPGGGQSGQPSASYLPPGQQGGGGGSGSQGGGQGGFGGGSGGGLGGSGDSGYDYSEGGGRGGAGGFGAGGRGGAGGFGGGGRGGGQSGFGGGNDDGSNIVEYEADTGGYRPQIRYEGDGSAGGAGGAGGAGGFGGGFGGGAAGGAGGDGFGAGGAGDEGYNYPGGQSGAGGAGGAGGAGGPGGAGGSGGAGGFGSGGGDEGYNYDQPGSGRNGQGGQGGRNGQQSGDGGYSGGRPGNGFGSSGGNGQNLGSNGYSSGRPGNGGSGGRGGNGGSHGGSGQDLGGSGYSSGRPGGNNGFGGGSNGFGQDLGSNGYSSGRPGGNGNGNGNGGGSGRNGGRNGNGGGNGNGRGGASGYNYDQPSSGGGGRNGGGGGGSGGSGSGGSGGGGGNGSLGPDGYQY
- the LOC119656034 gene encoding pro-resilin-like isoform X1, which gives rise to MLKFVCLVLIVSTGVVRPEPPVSSYLPPGQQSPSSSYGPPGAGGRNGNGFGQRPSSSYGPPGVGGPGSSSDNYSGSGQSGSPPSSSYGPPASGQQNGFGSGGGGAGGRPSSSYGPPQNGNGRNGNGNGGGRPQQPSSSYGPPGAGSQNGKGSTGGGRPSDSYGAPGQGENGRPSGGGSAGRPSESYGVPGFGQPGQGGQQNGGGSGGRRPSDTYGAPGGGQSGQPSASYLPPGQQGGGGGSGSQGGGQGGFGGGSGGGLGGSGDSGYDYSEGGGRGGAGGFGAGGRGGAGGFGGGGRGGGQSGFGGGNDDGSNEPAMYEFSYEVEDAPSGLSFGHSEKRDGDLATGQYNVLLPDGRKQIVEYEADTGGYRPQIRYEGDGSAGGAGGAGGAGGFGGGFGGGAAGGAGGDGFGAGGAGDEGYNYPGGQSGAGGAGGAGGAGGPGGAGGSGGAGGFGSGGGDEGYNYDQPGSGRNGQGGQGGRNGQQSGDGGYSGGRPGNGFGSSGGNGQNLGSNGYSSGRPGNGGSGGRGGNGGSHGGSGQDLGGSGYSSGRPGGNNGFGGGSNGFGQDLGSNGYSSGRPGGNGNGNGNGGGSGRNGGRNGNGGGNGNGRGGASGYNYDQPSSGGGGRNGGGGGGSGGSGSGGSGGGGGNGSLGPDGYQY